One stretch of Streptomyces sp. MMBL 11-1 DNA includes these proteins:
- a CDS encoding VOC family protein, with translation MTVEKTSVLVLDCAEPRELAEFYAGLLDAEIRIGSDPDFVEIVGNDGVRLAIRRDHGYAPPSWPRPEDSQQAHLRILVGPENIDEAEREAIGLGARPVDTGDSNSGPRDVRVYGDPAGHSFSLAVYPLPQG, from the coding sequence ATGACTGTGGAGAAAACGAGCGTCCTCGTCCTTGACTGCGCCGAACCCAGGGAGCTGGCCGAGTTCTACGCCGGTCTGCTCGACGCGGAGATACGGATCGGTTCCGACCCCGATTTCGTCGAGATCGTCGGCAACGACGGCGTCCGGCTGGCGATCCGCCGCGACCACGGCTACGCCCCGCCGAGCTGGCCGCGCCCGGAGGACTCGCAGCAGGCGCACCTGCGGATCCTGGTCGGCCCCGAGAACATCGACGAGGCCGAGCGGGAGGCGATCGGGCTGGGGGCCCGGCCCGTCGACACCGGCGACAGCAACAGCGGTCCCCGGGACGTGAGGGTGTACGGGGACCCGGCGGGCCACTCGTTCTCGCTGGCGGTCTACCCGCTGCCGCAGGGCTGA
- a CDS encoding glycoside hydrolase family 5 protein — protein sequence MHQRTTPPTDSAPTTGRRKMARKALLAASALGVVTALMAPVRAGAAPAPVSPTAATPLAANGQLSVCGRQLCNDSGQAVALNGMSTHGTQWYAQCVTDGSLNALAQDWRADVLRVSTYVQEGGYETDPAGFTARAQKFIDAAHARGMYAVIDWHMLSPGDPNANLSRAKTFFTAMAKKYRNHPGVLYEIANEPSGVSWSRIKSYAEQIIPVIRAQDPDAVVLVGTRAWSSFGVSEGSDESEVVNNPVRASNIMYTFHFYAASHREEYLSALDRASNKLPVFVTEFGTQNYSGEGANDFTMSQRYLDLMKRKKISWTNWNYSDDHRSGAVFKTGTCDGGTWAGTGVLKEAGVWIRDRIRQ from the coding sequence ATGCACCAGCGCACCACTCCCCCCACCGACTCCGCCCCCACGACGGGCCGCCGCAAGATGGCCCGCAAGGCCCTGCTCGCCGCGTCCGCGCTCGGTGTCGTCACCGCACTGATGGCTCCCGTCCGGGCGGGAGCCGCACCGGCCCCCGTCTCCCCCACCGCCGCCACCCCGCTCGCCGCCAACGGCCAGCTCTCCGTCTGCGGCCGTCAGCTCTGCAACGACTCCGGCCAGGCCGTCGCCCTCAACGGGATGAGCACGCACGGCACCCAGTGGTACGCCCAGTGCGTCACGGACGGATCGCTCAACGCCCTGGCCCAGGACTGGCGCGCCGACGTGCTGCGCGTCTCCACCTACGTACAGGAGGGCGGGTACGAGACCGACCCGGCCGGCTTCACCGCCCGTGCGCAGAAGTTCATCGACGCGGCGCACGCACGCGGCATGTACGCGGTCATCGACTGGCACATGCTCTCCCCGGGCGACCCGAACGCGAACCTGTCGCGGGCCAAGACCTTCTTCACCGCGATGGCGAAGAAGTACAGGAACCATCCGGGTGTGCTCTACGAGATCGCCAACGAGCCCTCGGGGGTGAGCTGGTCGCGCATCAAGTCGTACGCCGAGCAGATCATCCCGGTGATCCGGGCCCAGGACCCCGACGCGGTGGTGCTGGTCGGGACACGCGCCTGGTCCTCCTTCGGGGTGTCCGAGGGCTCCGACGAGTCGGAGGTCGTGAACAACCCCGTCCGCGCCTCCAACATCATGTACACCTTCCACTTCTACGCGGCCTCGCACCGCGAGGAGTACCTGAGCGCGCTCGACCGCGCGTCGAACAAACTGCCCGTGTTCGTCACGGAGTTCGGCACGCAGAACTACTCGGGCGAGGGCGCCAACGACTTCACCATGTCGCAACGCTACCTCGATCTCATGAAGCGCAAGAAGATCTCCTGGACCAACTGGAACTACTCCGACGACCACCGTTCCGGCGCCGTCTTCAAGACCGGCACCTGCGACGGGGGCACATGGGCGGGGACCGGGGTCCTGAAGGAGGCCGGGGTCTGGATCCGCGACCGCATCCGCCAGTGA